In one Methylobacterium sp. SyP6R genomic region, the following are encoded:
- a CDS encoding acetyl-CoA carboxylase biotin carboxylase subunit, whose amino-acid sequence MFDKILIANRGEIACRIIKTARRMGIKTVAVYSDADRDALHVAMADEAVHIGPAAAAQSYLVIDKIVEACRQTGAQAVHPGYGFLSEREAFPKALEAAGIVFIGPNPGAIAAMGDKIESKKAASAAQVSTVPGFLGVIESPEHAVTIADEIGYPVMIKASAGGGGKGMRIAHSAGEVAEGFARARSEAASSFGDDRVFVEKFITDPRHIEIQVIGDKHGNVVYLGERECSIQRRNQKVIEEAPSPLLDEATRRKMGEQAVALAKAVNYDSAGTVEFVAGQDKSFYFLEMNTRLQVEHPVTEMITGLDLVELMIRVAAGEKLPIAQADVKLNGWAVESRVYAEDPTRNFLPSIGRLTTYRPPEEGAFGEAIVRNDTGVEEGSEIAIHYDPMIAKLVTWAPTRDEAISSQAQALDAFAIDGIRHNIPFLSALMHHPRWQEGRLSTGFIAEEFPNGFEAPKPAGEVARRMAAAAAAIDHLQNERKRGISGQMREPYLLRFEHERVVLLGDERFEAIVETTNDGVSVAFSDGTEWQVDSDWLPGEPVWTGFIDGELAAIQVRPLLNGVFLQHAGAAAEARVYTKREAELAALMPVKEVAGSGKQLLCPMPGLVKSIMVTPGQEVKAGEPLAIVEAMKMENVLRAERDGTVQTIQAKEGDSLAVDAVILEFA is encoded by the coding sequence ATGTTCGACAAGATCCTGATCGCCAACCGCGGCGAGATCGCCTGCCGCATCATCAAGACGGCGCGCCGGATGGGGATCAAGACGGTGGCGGTCTATTCCGACGCCGACCGCGACGCGCTCCACGTCGCCATGGCCGACGAGGCGGTCCATATCGGCCCTGCCGCCGCAGCGCAGTCCTACCTCGTCATCGACAAGATCGTCGAGGCCTGCCGGCAGACCGGCGCCCAGGCCGTCCATCCCGGCTACGGCTTCCTGTCCGAGCGCGAGGCCTTCCCGAAGGCGCTCGAAGCCGCCGGCATCGTGTTCATCGGCCCGAACCCGGGCGCCATCGCCGCCATGGGCGACAAGATCGAGTCGAAGAAGGCGGCCTCCGCCGCCCAGGTCTCGACCGTGCCGGGCTTCCTCGGGGTGATCGAGAGCCCGGAACACGCCGTCACCATCGCCGACGAGATCGGCTATCCCGTCATGATCAAGGCCTCGGCCGGCGGCGGCGGCAAGGGCATGCGCATCGCGCATTCGGCCGGCGAGGTGGCGGAGGGTTTTGCCCGCGCCCGCTCGGAGGCCGCCTCGTCCTTCGGCGACGACCGGGTCTTCGTGGAAAAGTTCATCACCGATCCGCGCCACATCGAGATCCAGGTCATCGGCGACAAGCACGGCAACGTCGTCTATCTCGGCGAGCGTGAGTGCTCGATCCAGCGTCGCAACCAGAAGGTCATCGAGGAGGCGCCGTCGCCGCTCCTCGACGAGGCGACCCGGCGCAAGATGGGCGAGCAGGCCGTGGCGCTTGCGAAGGCGGTGAACTACGATTCCGCCGGCACCGTCGAGTTCGTCGCCGGTCAGGACAAGTCGTTCTATTTCCTCGAGATGAACACGCGGCTCCAGGTCGAGCATCCGGTGACCGAGATGATCACGGGCCTCGACCTCGTCGAGCTGATGATCCGGGTCGCGGCGGGCGAAAAGCTGCCGATCGCGCAAGCCGACGTGAAGCTCAACGGCTGGGCGGTGGAGAGCCGCGTCTATGCCGAGGATCCGACCCGCAACTTCCTGCCCTCGATCGGCCGGCTCACCACCTACCGGCCGCCGGAGGAGGGCGCGTTCGGCGAGGCGATCGTGCGCAACGATACCGGCGTCGAGGAGGGCAGCGAGATCGCGATCCACTACGATCCGATGATCGCCAAGCTCGTCACCTGGGCGCCGACCCGCGACGAGGCGATCTCGTCCCAGGCCCAGGCCCTCGACGCCTTCGCGATCGACGGCATCCGCCACAACATCCCGTTCCTCTCGGCGCTGATGCACCATCCGCGCTGGCAGGAGGGCCGGCTCTCCACCGGCTTCATCGCGGAGGAATTCCCGAACGGGTTCGAGGCACCGAAGCCCGCGGGCGAGGTGGCGCGCCGGATGGCGGCCGCCGCCGCCGCGATCGACCACCTGCAGAACGAGCGCAAGCGCGGCATCTCGGGCCAGATGCGCGAGCCGTACCTGCTGCGCTTCGAGCACGAGCGGGTTGTGCTGCTCGGGGACGAGCGGTTCGAGGCCATCGTCGAGACCACCAATGACGGGGTCTCGGTCGCCTTCTCCGACGGGACCGAGTGGCAGGTCGACAGCGACTGGCTCCCGGGCGAGCCGGTCTGGACCGGCTTCATCGACGGCGAGCTGGCGGCGATCCAGGTCCGCCCCCTCCTCAACGGCGTGTTCCTGCAGCATGCGGGTGCCGCCGCCGAGGCCCGGGTCTACACCAAGCGCGAGGCGGAGCTCGCCGCCCTGATGCCGGTCAAGGAGGTCGCGGGTTCGGGCAAGCAGCTGCTCTGCCCGATGCCGGGCCTGGTGAAGAGCATCATGGTCACCCCCGGCCAGGAGGTGAAGGCGGGTGAGCCGCTGGCGATCGTCGAGGCGATGAAGATGGAGAATGTGCTGCGCGCCGAGCGCGACGGCACCGTCCAGACCATCCAGGCCAAGGAGGGCGACAGCCTGGCAGTCGACGCGGTGATCCTCGAATTCGCCTGA
- a CDS encoding gamma-glutamylcyclotransferase family protein, translating to MPLYFAYGSNMDRAAMARRCPASRVIGLGRLNRHRLVIMREGYASVERSPTGTVWGVLWDLALSDVPALDRYEGVASGLYVKAQQPVSTEGGVRRALVYLGRGNGGVPRPGYLEGVIAAGRENGLPEMYLKGLATLKR from the coding sequence GTGCCGCTCTACTTCGCCTACGGCTCCAACATGGACCGGGCCGCCATGGCCCGGCGCTGCCCCGCCTCGCGGGTCATCGGCCTCGGCCGGCTCAACCGCCACCGCCTGGTGATCATGCGCGAGGGCTACGCCTCGGTGGAGCGTTCGCCCACCGGGACGGTCTGGGGCGTGCTCTGGGATCTGGCGCTCTCCGACGTGCCGGCCCTCGACCGCTACGAGGGCGTGGCGAGCGGGCTCTACGTCAAGGCGCAGCAACCGGTCTCGACCGAGGGCGGGGTGCGGCGGGCCTTGGTGTATCTCGGGCGCGGCAACGGTGGGGTGCCGCGGCCGGGCTACCTGGAAGGCGTGATCGCGGCGGGCCGGGAGAACGGGTTGCCGGAGATGTACCTCAAGGGGCTGGCGACGCTGAAGCGGTGA
- the hisI gene encoding phosphoribosyl-AMP cyclohydrolase, with protein sequence MSALPVFAPPGDKRALEEGEVFTPRFGPDGLITALAVDADTGAVLMLAHMNAESLARTLITGEVWYWSRSRAELWHKGATSGQIQTLVEMRVDCDQDALLLRVRVGGDGGCCHTGRRDCFYRGVAYDPQSGAVKLVPRAS encoded by the coding sequence ATGAGCGCGCTTCCCGTGTTTGCCCCGCCCGGCGACAAGCGGGCGCTGGAAGAGGGCGAGGTGTTCACCCCGCGCTTCGGGCCCGACGGCCTCATCACGGCGCTCGCGGTCGATGCCGACACGGGCGCGGTGCTGATGCTCGCCCACATGAACGCCGAATCGCTGGCGCGCACGCTTATTACCGGCGAGGTCTGGTACTGGTCGCGCTCGCGGGCCGAGCTCTGGCACAAGGGTGCGACCAGCGGGCAGATCCAGACGCTCGTCGAGATGCGGGTCGATTGCGATCAGGACGCGCTCTTGCTGCGGGTGCGCGTCGGCGGCGACGGCGGTTGCTGCCATACCGGGCGGCGGGACTGCTTTTATCGGGGTGTGGCGTATGATCCCCAGAGCGGGGCGGTGAAGCTGGTTCCCCGCGCCTCGTAG